The Enterococcus rotai genome includes a window with the following:
- a CDS encoding hydroxymethylglutaryl-CoA reductase, degradative, with amino-acid sequence MKEVVIIDAARTPIGKYKGSLSSVSAVELGKTVVKQIIDRNEINTKDIKQVIFGNVLQAGLGQNPARQIALGAGLSETIPAMTINEVCGSGMKAVILAEQLIQLGKAEIVVAGGVESMTQAPKIKKYLAETNTYDTSTSSMWNDGLKDAFTQEPMGVTAEKVAKQFKISRVAQDEFALKSHLKAAKAQKEGLFAQEILPIRLESGEVIDEDEGISSEMTLDHLETLKPAFEENGTVTAGNSSTINDGAAVLILASKSYAIEQGLPYLATIKDYTEIGIDPSIMGVSPVKAVGQLLENNQLKISDIDLFEINEAFAATSIAVTNELGLPEDKVNTKGGGIALGHPIGASGARVITTLAHSLKAKGKQYGIASLCVGGGLGLALLIECQTETDTQRKFYQLSREERLQKLEDAGTIDRESKNELLYNVALPADIANNLIENQISEISIPLGIAQNFVVNDAEFVIPMATEEPSVIAAASNGARIVKIAGGFRASVSQRLMRGQIVFYDVEDENELRRLIESREAEIFEVARQSYPSIIKRGGGLEKMSIRWLAASQFLSLDLFIDVKDAMGANIVNTILEAVAERLQQELPNEKILFSILSNYSTESLVTATCEIPFSLLNKGEISGKLVAEKIVQASELAKVDPYRAATHNKGIMNGIDAVVLATGNDTRAIAAACHAYAVKEGQYRGLSCWSMKEETLVGTLTVPLAIATVGGATNVLPKAKIALEILKVDSAISLMEVIAALGLAQNLAALKALVTEGIQKGHMSMQSRSLALTVGAIGDEVGKVTALLENQKPLNQEIARAILKKVRLAEK; translated from the coding sequence TTGAAAGAAGTTGTTATTATTGACGCTGCACGTACGCCGATTGGAAAGTATAAAGGCAGTTTAAGTTCTGTTTCGGCAGTAGAGTTAGGCAAAACAGTAGTCAAACAAATTATAGATAGAAATGAAATCAATACCAAAGATATTAAACAAGTTATTTTTGGAAATGTACTGCAAGCAGGTTTAGGACAAAATCCAGCTAGGCAAATCGCTTTAGGTGCAGGATTATCAGAAACAATACCAGCCATGACAATCAATGAAGTGTGTGGCTCAGGTATGAAAGCCGTTATTTTGGCGGAACAATTGATCCAATTAGGAAAAGCTGAGATTGTTGTTGCAGGCGGAGTAGAAAGTATGACGCAAGCACCGAAAATAAAAAAATATCTTGCTGAAACAAATACATATGACACATCAACTTCTAGTATGTGGAACGATGGTTTAAAGGATGCATTTACACAAGAACCAATGGGTGTTACAGCTGAAAAGGTCGCAAAGCAATTCAAGATTAGTCGAGTGGCGCAAGATGAATTTGCATTGAAATCACATCTTAAAGCAGCAAAAGCTCAAAAAGAAGGTCTATTCGCTCAAGAAATACTACCTATAAGATTGGAATCAGGTGAGGTCATTGATGAGGACGAAGGAATTTCTTCAGAGATGACATTGGATCATTTAGAGACATTAAAACCAGCATTTGAAGAAAATGGTACGGTAACAGCAGGAAATTCTTCAACAATCAACGATGGTGCAGCTGTCTTGATTTTAGCTTCAAAAAGCTATGCCATTGAGCAGGGATTGCCTTATTTAGCGACGATCAAAGATTACACCGAGATTGGGATTGACCCTTCTATCATGGGTGTTTCTCCAGTAAAAGCCGTTGGTCAATTATTAGAGAATAATCAATTGAAGATCAGTGATATTGATTTATTCGAAATCAATGAGGCTTTTGCAGCTACATCGATAGCTGTGACCAACGAGCTAGGGTTACCAGAGGATAAAGTCAATACTAAAGGTGGGGGGATCGCTTTGGGGCATCCTATCGGCGCTTCTGGTGCACGGGTCATTACGACACTAGCTCATAGTTTAAAAGCTAAAGGCAAGCAATACGGAATTGCTTCACTGTGTGTAGGTGGAGGGCTTGGCTTAGCCCTATTGATTGAATGTCAAACAGAGACAGATACACAGCGGAAATTTTATCAGTTATCTCGTGAGGAAAGACTACAAAAACTAGAAGATGCTGGAACGATTGATCGAGAGAGCAAAAATGAGCTATTATATAATGTTGCGCTACCAGCAGATATCGCTAATAACTTGATTGAAAATCAAATTAGCGAAATCAGTATACCGCTTGGAATAGCTCAAAACTTCGTGGTCAATGATGCTGAATTCGTTATTCCGATGGCAACAGAAGAACCTTCTGTGATTGCAGCGGCTAGCAATGGCGCGAGGATAGTAAAAATAGCAGGTGGTTTTAGAGCATCGGTCAGCCAACGTTTAATGCGAGGACAGATCGTCTTTTATGATGTTGAGGATGAAAATGAGTTGCGTCGGCTGATTGAAAGCAGAGAAGCTGAGATTTTTGAAGTGGCACGTCAAAGTTATCCTTCGATCATTAAGCGAGGGGGAGGCTTGGAAAAAATGTCGATCCGCTGGTTAGCAGCCTCTCAATTTCTATCACTTGATTTATTCATTGATGTCAAAGATGCCATGGGGGCTAATATTGTCAATACGATTTTAGAAGCTGTGGCGGAGCGTTTACAACAAGAGTTGCCTAACGAGAAAATTTTATTCAGTATCTTAAGTAACTATTCAACAGAGTCATTGGTAACGGCAACTTGTGAGATTCCTTTTTCTCTTTTAAACAAAGGCGAAATCAGCGGGAAATTGGTAGCAGAGAAAATCGTTCAGGCTTCTGAACTAGCAAAAGTTGATCCTTATCGAGCTGCAACGCACAATAAGGGCATTATGAATGGCATTGATGCAGTTGTTTTAGCAACTGGAAACGATACTAGAGCGATTGCAGCTGCTTGTCATGCGTATGCGGTGAAAGAGGGCCAATATCGTGGATTGAGCTGTTGGAGCATGAAAGAAGAGACGCTGGTTGGGACTCTGACTGTTCCGTTAGCCATTGCAACCGTAGGTGGGGCAACGAATGTGTTGCCCAAAGCTAAAATTGCTTTAGAAATATTGAAAGTTGATTCGGCAATTTCGTTAATGGAAGTTATAGCCGCCTTGGGACTTGCCCAAAATTTAGCTGCTCTCAAAGCATTAGTAACAGAAGGGATTCAAAAAGGACATATGTCAATGCAAAGCCGTTCACTTGCTTTAACTGTTGGAGCAATTGGGGATGAAGTGGGGAAAGTAACAGCTTTATTAGAAAATCAAAAGCCGTTAAATCAGGAAATAGCTAGAGCGATTTTAAAAAAAGTTAGATTGGCTGAAAAGTAA
- a CDS encoding hydroxymethylglutaryl-CoA synthase: protein MNIGIDKLSFYVPNLYLDMTDLANARDTDPMKFHVGIGQDQMAVNPVSQDIITFGANAAAAILSQADKEQIDMVIVGTESGYDSSKASAVIIHHLLDIQPFARSFEIKEACYGATAAIKMATDYVRSHPERKVLVVASDLSRYGLHSDGEPTQGAGAVALLISKDPRVLVLENDSVFFTNDIYDFWRPVYEEFPLVDGPLSNETYLQSFATVWAQHKQQTGLTLEDYAALCFHIPYTKIGKKALLSIAEETDEKTLERLMAQYEESITYSRRVGNLYTGSLYLGLISLLENSFSLEAGSKIGLFSYGSGAVSEFFSGYLVEGYQNQLHSVEHQELLDNRKQLSIEDYENVFSESLPNDGQSVSFADPVPYSIEKAENHIRYYRTDN from the coding sequence ATGAATATTGGTATTGATAAGTTATCTTTTTATGTTCCAAATTTGTATCTTGATATGACTGACCTTGCAAATGCCAGAGACACAGATCCTATGAAGTTTCATGTTGGTATTGGGCAAGACCAAATGGCGGTTAATCCTGTTAGTCAAGATATTATCACATTTGGAGCAAATGCAGCGGCTGCAATTTTGAGTCAAGCTGATAAAGAACAAATCGACATGGTGATTGTTGGAACAGAATCCGGTTATGATTCTTCAAAAGCTTCGGCTGTAATCATTCATCATTTATTAGATATCCAGCCTTTTGCTCGCTCATTTGAGATAAAAGAAGCTTGCTACGGGGCTACAGCAGCAATAAAAATGGCAACAGATTATGTACGAAGTCATCCAGAGCGTAAAGTATTAGTGGTTGCCTCTGATTTATCTCGCTATGGTTTACATTCAGATGGTGAACCAACACAAGGAGCTGGTGCTGTTGCACTTTTAATCAGTAAAGATCCTCGTGTGTTAGTCTTAGAAAATGATAGTGTATTTTTTACAAATGATATTTATGATTTCTGGCGACCTGTTTATGAAGAGTTTCCTTTGGTAGATGGTCCTTTATCAAATGAAACCTATCTTCAATCTTTTGCTACCGTTTGGGCGCAGCATAAACAGCAAACTGGGTTGACTTTAGAAGATTATGCTGCTCTTTGCTTCCATATTCCTTATACAAAAATAGGCAAAAAAGCTCTATTGAGCATTGCTGAAGAAACTGATGAAAAAACACTCGAACGACTTATGGCTCAATATGAAGAAAGTATTACTTATAGTCGACGAGTTGGGAACTTATATACTGGTTCATTATATTTAGGGTTGATTTCTTTATTAGAAAATAGTTTTTCCTTAGAAGCAGGTTCAAAAATTGGTTTATTCAGTTATGGATCTGGCGCTGTCAGTGAATTTTTCTCTGGTTATTTAGTAGAAGGGTATCAAAATCAGTTACACAGCGTAGAACATCAAGAGCTTCTTGATAATCGCAAGCAGCTTTCTATAGAAGACTATGAAAACGTCTTTAGCGAAAGTTTACCGAATGACGGCCAATCTGTCTCTTTTGCAGATCCTGTCCCTTATTCGATTGAAAAAGCGGAGAATCATATTCGTTATTATCGTACAGATAACTAA
- a CDS encoding ABC transporter substrate-binding protein produces the protein MKKLQSLFIGILVIILILFLGVHQLEKASGMAGADTLTIYNWGDYIDPDLLRKFEKESGYKVNYETFDSNEAMFTKIQQGGTAYDITIPSEYMIQKMMKEKMLLPIDHKKLKGLENIDERFLNLDFDPQNKYSIPYFWGTLGIIYNDKFIGKDEIKHWDDLWKPELKDNVMLIDGAREVLGLSLNSLGYSLNSKNNQELRAATDKLNKLTTNVKAIVADEIKMYMINEESAVAVTFSGEAAEMLTSNEHLHYVIPAEGSNLWFDNIVIPKTAKNIKGSYDFINFMLRPENAAQNAEYIGYSTPNKIAEKLLPEEISSDEQFYPNDEVIKHLEVYEDLGAKYLGIYNDLFLEFKMYRK, from the coding sequence ATGAAAAAACTACAATCTTTGTTTATTGGTATTTTAGTGATCATTTTGATCTTATTTTTAGGCGTACATCAACTGGAAAAAGCGAGTGGTATGGCTGGTGCAGACACATTGACGATTTACAATTGGGGTGACTATATCGACCCTGATCTATTGCGTAAATTTGAAAAAGAATCAGGCTACAAGGTTAATTATGAAACATTCGATTCAAATGAAGCCATGTTTACCAAGATCCAGCAAGGTGGGACCGCTTATGATATTACGATTCCTTCAGAATATATGATTCAAAAAATGATGAAAGAAAAAATGCTCTTACCGATCGATCATAAAAAATTAAAAGGGTTAGAAAACATTGATGAACGCTTTTTGAATTTAGATTTTGATCCGCAAAATAAATACTCGATTCCTTATTTCTGGGGGACGTTAGGCATTATCTATAATGACAAATTCATCGGCAAAGATGAAATCAAGCACTGGGATGATTTATGGAAGCCAGAATTAAAAGATAACGTGATGCTCATTGATGGTGCACGAGAAGTATTGGGATTATCATTGAATAGTTTGGGCTATTCTTTGAACAGCAAGAACAATCAAGAGTTAAGAGCTGCAACGGATAAACTAAATAAACTGACCACAAATGTAAAAGCGATCGTAGCGGATGAAATCAAAATGTATATGATCAATGAAGAAAGTGCAGTAGCTGTGACGTTTTCAGGTGAAGCTGCTGAAATGCTTACGAGCAATGAACATCTGCATTATGTCATTCCAGCAGAAGGATCAAATTTGTGGTTTGACAATATTGTGATTCCTAAAACTGCTAAAAACATTAAAGGCTCATATGATTTTATCAACTTTATGCTACGACCTGAAAATGCTGCTCAAAATGCTGAATACATTGGTTATTCTACACCTAATAAAATAGCTGAAAAACTATTGCCAGAAGAAATCTCTAGCGATGAACAATTTTATCCTAATGATGAAGTTATCAAACATCTGGAGGTTTATGAGGACCTAGGGGCAAAATATTTGGGGATTTATAATGACTTGTTTTTAGAGTTTAAGATGTACCGGAAATAG